One genomic window of Streptomonospora nanhaiensis includes the following:
- a CDS encoding ring-cleaving dioxygenase, whose translation MDVRPAGIHHVTAIASDPQANADFYLNALGMRLVKRTVNFDAPDTYHLYYGDRAGNPGTVMTFFPWPDAPRGRLGAGQATTTSFSVPEGSLGWWQRHLAALGVEATRPAERLEEDVLTLRDPDGLVIELVASADYHDTDPWDGGAVPLQHAIRGIRAVTLTEHDLEGTADMLSGTLGFELAAETGNRYRFHTTRSAEGVGTVVDVLADPRAKRGLVAAGTVHHVAYRAPDQPTQIGWQRSLAEEGVGVTEIRDRSYFTSIYFREPGGVLLEIATDGPGFDYDEPLLQLGRALKLPPWLEPNRAQIERHLPELRVGPADPAPAAQE comes from the coding sequence ATGGATGTGCGCCCCGCGGGGATCCACCACGTCACCGCGATCGCGAGCGACCCCCAGGCCAACGCCGACTTCTACCTCAACGCGCTGGGCATGCGCCTGGTCAAGCGGACCGTCAACTTCGACGCGCCCGACACCTACCACCTCTACTACGGCGACCGCGCCGGCAACCCCGGCACCGTCATGACGTTCTTCCCCTGGCCCGACGCCCCCCGCGGCCGCCTCGGCGCCGGCCAGGCCACCACCACGTCCTTCTCCGTGCCCGAGGGCTCCCTGGGCTGGTGGCAGCGCCACCTCGCCGCGCTCGGCGTGGAGGCCACCCGGCCCGCCGAGCGCCTGGAGGAGGACGTGCTGACCCTGCGCGACCCCGACGGCCTCGTCATCGAACTCGTCGCCAGCGCCGACTACCACGACACCGACCCCTGGGACGGCGGCGCGGTCCCGCTGCAGCACGCCATCCGCGGCATCCGCGCGGTCACCCTCACCGAGCACGACCTGGAGGGCACCGCCGACATGCTCAGCGGCACCCTCGGCTTCGAACTCGCCGCCGAGACCGGCAACCGCTACCGCTTCCACACCACCCGGTCCGCCGAAGGCGTCGGCACCGTCGTCGACGTCCTCGCCGACCCGCGCGCCAAGCGCGGGCTGGTCGCCGCCGGAACCGTCCACCACGTCGCCTACCGCGCCCCCGACCAGCCCACCCAGATCGGCTGGCAGCGCAGCCTCGCCGAGGAGGGCGTCGGCGTCACCGAGATCCGCGACCGCTCCTACTTCACCTCCATCTACTTCCGCGAGCCCGGCGGCGTCCTGCTGGAGATCGCCACCGACGGCCCCGGGTTCGACTACGACGAGCCGCTGCTGCAGCTGGGCCGCGCCCTGAAGCTGCCGCCGTGGCTGGAGCCCAACCGCGCCCAGATCGAGCGCCACCTGCCCGAGCTGCGCGTCGGCCCCGCCGACCCCGCACCCGCCGCCCAGGAGTGA
- a CDS encoding alpha/beta hydrolase yields MSTPFHHVFLPATQPGRPALLLLHGTGADEHDLIDLGRALAPGAALLSPRGRVSENGANRWFRRLREGVFDVDDVIARTHELADFVTDAAAERGIAHQDLVAVGFSNGANIAAATLLLRPGLLAGAVLLAAAAPLQGREPDQVDLTGTRVFLGAGRADTVTPIDQARLLADQLGARGADVRMAEHPGGHALPAPVLAAARDWLDTSGLGGQNPERGRAG; encoded by the coding sequence GTGAGCACCCCGTTCCACCACGTGTTCCTGCCCGCCACCCAGCCGGGGCGCCCCGCGCTGCTCCTGCTGCACGGCACCGGCGCCGACGAGCACGACCTGATCGACCTGGGCCGGGCGCTGGCCCCGGGCGCGGCGCTGCTGTCGCCCCGGGGCCGGGTCAGCGAGAACGGCGCGAACCGGTGGTTCCGCCGGCTGCGTGAAGGCGTCTTCGACGTCGACGACGTCATCGCCCGCACCCACGAGCTGGCCGACTTCGTCACCGACGCCGCCGCCGAGCGCGGCATCGCCCACCAGGACCTGGTCGCGGTCGGGTTCTCCAACGGCGCCAACATCGCCGCCGCCACGCTGCTGCTGCGCCCGGGCCTGCTGGCCGGCGCGGTGCTGCTGGCCGCCGCCGCGCCGCTGCAGGGCCGCGAACCCGACCAGGTCGACCTGACCGGCACCCGCGTGTTCCTCGGCGCCGGCCGGGCCGACACCGTCACGCCCATCGACCAGGCGCGGCTGCTCGCCGACCAGCTCGGCGCGCGCGGCGCCGACGTGCGGATGGCCGAGCACCCCGGCGGGCACGCCCTGCCCGCCCCGGTGCTGGCCGCCGCCCGCGACTGGCTGGACACCTCCGGCCTGGGCGGGCAAAACCCCGAGCGGGGGAGGGCCGGATGA
- a CDS encoding MarR family winged helix-turn-helix transcriptional regulator, with protein MAAMDAIRWLNAQEQRTWRSLLRAYSRIERLLDHDLQSRNGLSLVEYGILVTLSESPESRMRMRLLADSVIVSKSRLSHQIARLERAGFVRRETCEEDRRGAWAVLTDEGLALLRAAAPGHATLVRDRVFDRLTPEQTEQLGAIMRALESDGGAAP; from the coding sequence ATGGCGGCCATGGACGCCATCAGGTGGCTCAACGCGCAGGAGCAGAGGACGTGGCGCAGCCTCCTGCGCGCCTACTCCCGGATCGAGCGCCTGCTCGACCACGACCTGCAGTCCCGCAACGGGCTCAGCCTGGTCGAGTACGGCATCCTCGTCACCCTGTCCGAGTCGCCGGAGTCGCGGATGCGCATGCGGCTGCTGGCCGACAGCGTCATCGTGTCCAAGAGCCGGCTCTCCCACCAGATCGCCCGACTGGAGCGCGCCGGCTTCGTGCGCCGCGAGACCTGCGAGGAGGACCGCCGCGGCGCGTGGGCGGTCCTCACCGACGAGGGCCTGGCGCTGCTGCGCGCGGCCGCGCCCGGCCACGCCACGCTCGTGCGCGACCGGGTCTTCGACCGGCTCACCCCCGAGCAGACCGAGCAGCTGGGCGCCATCATGCGCGCCCTGGAGTCCGACGGCGGCGCCGCGCCCTGA
- a CDS encoding TIGR03086 family metal-binding protein, producing MTTTTDIGGRYRARAAEFTRRVENVPGDRWDSPSPCAGWSARDVLRHMIDNHRSMPAWGGLEVHLTASVDDDPVGAWHEARDAMQALLDDPAKAAVEYDGYLGRTSVGATVDRFLGIDLVVHAWDLARATGQDEAMPPGDVAWVHETALALGDSLRGEGVCGPALEVGPSASPQDRLLAYLGRRP from the coding sequence ATGACGACCACCACCGACATCGGCGGGCGCTATCGCGCCCGCGCCGCTGAGTTCACCCGCAGGGTCGAGAACGTGCCCGGCGACCGGTGGGACTCCCCGTCGCCGTGCGCCGGCTGGAGCGCGCGCGACGTGCTGCGGCACATGATCGACAACCACCGGTCCATGCCCGCCTGGGGCGGGCTGGAGGTGCACCTGACCGCCTCGGTCGACGACGACCCGGTCGGCGCCTGGCATGAGGCGCGCGACGCCATGCAGGCGCTGCTGGACGACCCGGCGAAGGCCGCCGTGGAGTACGACGGCTACCTGGGCCGCACCAGCGTGGGCGCCACCGTCGACCGGTTCCTGGGGATCGACCTGGTCGTGCACGCCTGGGACCTGGCGCGCGCCACCGGCCAGGACGAGGCGATGCCGCCCGGCGACGTGGCGTGGGTGCACGAGACCGCGCTGGCGCTGGGCGACAGCCTGCGCGGCGAGGGCGTGTGCGGGCCGGCCCTGGAGGTGGGCCCGTCGGCCTCGCCGCAGGATCGCCTGCTGGCCTACCTGGGCCGCCGCCCCTGA
- a CDS encoding helix-turn-helix domain-containing protein → MTRYRPAAAPGDLAEVLRLSWTARLGGPQRLVPDGCVDVLWIAGRRLVVCAPETSGWTFELPPDTPAVGVRFRPGRAGAVLGLDARAALNRRVGLADLLGARAERLLRDRLEAAAADPAAQVGVLEDFVRRRAERAPAADPVAGAAAALLEADPAATVGAIAAAAGVGERQVHRACVAAFGYGPAMLRRILRLQRFLRLARHPGAPADLAGLAHRAGFTDQSHLYREARAIGGAGPSELAGRRAVPAGEALGAGVAPMSDPYTTRARPGRESGRHDDHHRHRRALSRPRR, encoded by the coding sequence GTGACCCGGTACCGCCCCGCCGCCGCGCCCGGCGACCTCGCCGAGGTGCTGCGGCTGTCCTGGACCGCGCGCCTCGGCGGCCCGCAGCGGCTGGTGCCCGACGGCTGCGTGGACGTGCTGTGGATCGCGGGCCGCCGGCTGGTGGTGTGCGCGCCCGAGACCTCCGGCTGGACCTTCGAGCTGCCGCCGGACACCCCGGCGGTGGGCGTGCGGTTCCGGCCGGGCCGGGCGGGCGCCGTGCTGGGCCTGGACGCCCGCGCCGCGCTGAACCGCCGGGTGGGGCTGGCCGACCTGCTGGGGGCGCGCGCCGAGCGGCTGCTGCGGGACCGCCTGGAGGCGGCCGCCGCGGACCCCGCCGCGCAGGTGGGGGTGCTGGAGGACTTCGTGCGGCGCCGGGCCGAGCGCGCGCCCGCGGCCGACCCGGTGGCCGGCGCCGCCGCGGCCCTGCTGGAGGCCGACCCCGCCGCCACGGTGGGCGCGATCGCCGCCGCCGCGGGCGTCGGCGAGCGGCAGGTGCACCGGGCCTGCGTCGCGGCGTTCGGCTACGGCCCGGCGATGCTGCGGCGGATCCTGCGGCTGCAGCGGTTCCTGCGGCTGGCCCGGCACCCGGGGGCGCCCGCCGACCTGGCGGGGCTGGCGCACCGGGCGGGGTTCACCGACCAGTCGCACCTGTACCGCGAGGCCCGCGCCATCGGGGGCGCGGGCCCCAGCGAGCTGGCGGGGCGCCGGGCGGTGCCGGCGGGCGAGGCGCTGGGCGCCGGGGTGGCGCCGATGTCCGATCCGTACACGACACGGGCCCGCCCGGGGCGGGAGAGTGGTCGCCATGACGACCACCACCGACATCGGCGGGCGCTATCGCGCCCGCGCCGCTGA
- a CDS encoding metallophosphoesterase family protein, translating into MPGSSEAPPRLLAISDLHVSHGENRDVLDGLRPGSPGDWLIVAGDVAEIPADVESALGLLRERFAEVVWVPGNHELWTTPRDPAQTRGVERYEHLVELCRGLGVHTPEDPFPVWRGAGGPVTVAPLFTLYDYTFHPPGTATKEEGLAYARGTGVVCTDEYLLHPDPYPAREDWCRARLEYSERRLAEVSGPTVLVNHWPLVREPTDVLWYPEFAQWCGSVHTANWHTKYNAAAVVYGHLHIPRTTHYDGVRFQEVSLGYPREWRRRPIPEDRLQVVLPAPAGA; encoded by the coding sequence ATGCCCGGATCCAGCGAGGCGCCGCCGCGCCTGCTCGCCATCAGCGACCTGCACGTCTCCCACGGGGAGAACCGCGACGTCCTCGACGGGCTGCGGCCCGGATCGCCGGGCGACTGGCTGATCGTGGCCGGCGACGTCGCCGAGATCCCCGCCGACGTGGAGTCCGCCCTGGGCCTGCTGCGCGAGCGCTTCGCCGAGGTCGTGTGGGTGCCGGGCAACCACGAGCTGTGGACCACGCCGCGCGACCCGGCGCAGACCCGCGGCGTGGAGCGCTACGAGCACCTGGTCGAGCTGTGCCGGGGCCTGGGCGTGCACACCCCCGAGGACCCGTTCCCGGTGTGGCGGGGCGCCGGCGGCCCGGTGACCGTGGCCCCGCTGTTCACCCTCTACGACTACACCTTCCACCCGCCCGGCACCGCCACCAAGGAGGAGGGGCTGGCCTACGCGCGGGGCACCGGCGTGGTGTGCACCGACGAGTACCTGCTGCACCCCGACCCCTACCCCGCGCGCGAGGACTGGTGCCGCGCCCGCCTGGAGTACTCCGAGCGGCGGCTGGCCGAGGTGTCGGGGCCCACCGTGCTGGTGAACCACTGGCCGCTGGTGCGCGAGCCCACCGACGTGCTGTGGTACCCGGAGTTCGCGCAGTGGTGCGGCAGCGTGCACACCGCCAACTGGCACACCAAGTACAACGCCGCCGCCGTGGTCTACGGCCACCTGCACATCCCCCGCACCACCCACTACGACGGCGTCCGCTTCCAGGAGGTCTCGCTGGGCTACCCCCGCGAGTGGCGGCGCCGGCCGATCCCCGAGGACCGGCTGCAGGTGGTGCTGCCCGCCCCCGCCGGCGCGTGA
- a CDS encoding DUF1266 domain-containing protein — MANQIEQLEATVKGTLAENDFYFDQDKSIVKVPGLFTSWAASTMLLMLAGIAGLLTALVVAFVGPGDIAVAALAVGIAFLALFGWANRRPGFEVRLLRQTVAHKKALLPFNAIRPEYMFLQPGDGEIKLIFRGGGINKELATFRQREEAAALRLRQLFWELFSATDVRGIGTYGSTLTPTQWWIMGTFAVFAEVNGQPLDRFSSDTSAGRALDQVTAKRILASAWSTETADQLLANVESLIAGGHREDFLRSSAVAALPPEARDEHARLLHWVAEQLAAGARFGTGPIDTAMRRLLLLRHGAHGRRHAMAYDAFLAGLRPSPDNPESPVLAEVGHLLVQLSSDPDFWKEELNRVAMLVGQPADLGLNKHMIWDYARAMMLYRWGHQAGWFTEEYCWERMLPLARDIQRHYGSWTEMGGYYLSGRRLWAGGAPDNQDRFEQAFEKLRTDVRSPWNIVDWGHPLHRDW; from the coding sequence ATGGCCAACCAGATCGAACAGCTTGAGGCGACCGTCAAGGGCACCCTCGCCGAGAACGACTTCTACTTCGACCAGGACAAGAGCATCGTCAAGGTGCCCGGCCTGTTCACCAGCTGGGCGGCGTCCACCATGCTGCTCATGCTCGCCGGGATCGCCGGCCTGCTCACCGCCCTGGTGGTCGCGTTCGTCGGCCCCGGCGACATCGCCGTCGCGGCCCTGGCCGTCGGTATCGCGTTCCTCGCCCTGTTCGGCTGGGCCAACCGGCGCCCCGGGTTCGAGGTGCGGCTGCTGCGCCAGACCGTCGCCCACAAGAAGGCGCTGCTGCCCTTCAACGCCATCCGCCCCGAGTACATGTTCCTCCAGCCCGGCGACGGCGAGATCAAGCTGATCTTCCGGGGCGGCGGCATCAACAAGGAGCTGGCCACCTTCCGCCAGCGCGAGGAGGCCGCCGCCCTGCGGCTGCGCCAGCTCTTCTGGGAGCTGTTCTCGGCCACCGACGTGCGCGGCATCGGCACCTACGGCAGCACGCTCACCCCCACCCAGTGGTGGATCATGGGCACCTTCGCGGTGTTCGCCGAGGTCAACGGGCAGCCGCTGGACCGCTTCAGCTCCGACACCTCCGCCGGGCGGGCCCTGGACCAGGTCACCGCCAAGCGCATCCTGGCGTCGGCGTGGTCCACCGAGACCGCCGACCAGCTCCTGGCCAACGTCGAGTCCCTGATCGCCGGCGGCCACCGCGAGGACTTCCTGCGCAGCTCCGCCGTCGCGGCCCTGCCGCCCGAGGCCCGCGACGAGCACGCCCGCCTGCTGCACTGGGTGGCCGAGCAGCTGGCCGCCGGCGCGCGGTTCGGCACCGGGCCGATCGACACCGCCATGCGCCGGCTGCTGCTCCTGCGCCACGGCGCCCACGGCCGGCGCCACGCCATGGCCTACGACGCGTTCCTCGCCGGCCTGCGGCCCTCACCCGACAACCCCGAGTCGCCCGTGCTCGCCGAGGTCGGCCACCTGCTCGTCCAGCTCAGCTCCGACCCCGACTTCTGGAAGGAGGAGCTGAACCGGGTCGCCATGCTCGTGGGGCAGCCGGCCGACCTCGGGCTCAACAAGCACATGATCTGGGACTACGCCCGCGCCATGATGCTGTACCGGTGGGGCCACCAGGCGGGGTGGTTCACCGAGGAGTACTGCTGGGAGCGCATGCTGCCGCTGGCGCGCGACATCCAGCGGCACTACGGCTCCTGGACCGAGATGGGCGGCTACTACCTCAGCGGGCGCCGCCTGTGGGCGGGCGGCGCGCCCGACAACCAGGACCGGTTCGAGCAGGCGTTCGAGAAGCTGCGCACCGACGTGCGCAGCCCCTGGAACATCGTCGACTGGGGCCACCCGCTGCACCGCGACTGGTAG
- a CDS encoding prolyl oligopeptidase family serine peptidase, with translation MAVSDSDRVAMRPPSPRRGDDADRIHGRVVADPFRWLEDDSTPECAEWLAGQAALLERHRATWPLRDALHRDLAELIGVGALTAPVSSPPVVRRGRRFSLRRAPGQELPVLVVADPGAEPRVLIDPLALDPGARTTLDSWRPSWNGAVLAYQVSTGGSERPVLHVVRVADGTPVDSPIPLARPTPVAWLPSGLGFHYTAPDGERGRRVLLHRLGTDPADDETVYRTDRPHLAIKSAPARPWLMITTSSGVTSGNTLLVVPEPGAEPRVLHDGDRDGSRAVLKFGPGPLVLAVTDLGAPFGRVCAVDPDDPASGSWRTLIPEEPGAVLDDAVPLLDPDTGAPCLLVNRTRRGLSGLALHGHDGARLCDVPVPGSGSIRRMAAPPDSDRAWFAYTDFVTPPTVYRFDLRERRCVPEPAEGAPPAPAAAGGADPAAPRVRQVDYTAGDGTRVGMHLVFAGDPADGPRPTLLTTYGGFGASSVPGYSPTILAWVRAGGVYAVAGVRGGGEGGTAWHAAGSGANKPTAIADFLAAAEWLVAQGWTAPDRLAVKGASHSGLMAAAAITARPDLFAAAVVSDALTDMVRYPGFGLGRMWCEEFGTADDPDQLDTLLSYSPYHRVRRGAGYPAVLLTCPRTDARVDSMHTRKLTAALQDAAADTPGARPVLLRCESDVGHGMRSASRWIGLQADVLAFCAAHTGLGAGAAG, from the coding sequence GTGGCCGTTTCCGATTCCGACCGCGTGGCGATGCGGCCGCCCTCCCCGCGGCGCGGCGACGACGCCGACCGCATCCACGGGCGCGTCGTCGCCGACCCCTTCCGCTGGCTGGAGGACGACTCCACGCCCGAGTGCGCCGAGTGGCTGGCCGGCCAGGCCGCGCTGCTGGAGCGCCACCGCGCCACCTGGCCCCTGCGCGACGCCCTCCACCGCGACCTCGCCGAACTGATCGGGGTCGGCGCCCTCACCGCGCCCGTGTCCTCTCCGCCCGTGGTGCGCCGCGGCCGCCGGTTCTCCCTGCGCCGCGCGCCGGGCCAGGAGCTGCCCGTGCTCGTGGTGGCCGACCCCGGCGCCGAGCCCCGCGTGCTGATCGACCCCCTGGCGCTGGACCCCGGGGCCCGCACCACCCTGGACTCCTGGCGGCCCTCGTGGAACGGCGCGGTGCTGGCCTACCAGGTCTCCACCGGCGGCAGCGAGCGCCCCGTGCTGCACGTCGTCCGCGTCGCCGACGGCACCCCCGTGGACTCCCCCATCCCGCTGGCCCGGCCCACCCCCGTGGCGTGGCTGCCCAGCGGCCTGGGGTTCCACTACACCGCGCCCGACGGAGAGCGGGGCCGCCGGGTGCTGCTGCACCGGCTGGGCACCGACCCCGCCGACGACGAGACCGTCTACCGCACCGACCGCCCGCACCTGGCGATCAAGTCCGCCCCCGCCCGGCCGTGGCTGATGATCACCACCTCCAGCGGGGTGACCTCCGGCAACACCCTGCTGGTGGTGCCCGAGCCCGGAGCCGAGCCGCGGGTGCTGCACGACGGCGACCGCGACGGCTCGCGCGCCGTGCTGAAGTTCGGTCCGGGCCCGCTGGTGCTGGCCGTCACCGACCTCGGCGCCCCGTTCGGGCGCGTCTGCGCGGTCGACCCCGACGACCCCGCCTCCGGATCCTGGCGCACGCTGATCCCCGAGGAGCCCGGCGCGGTGCTCGACGACGCCGTGCCCCTGCTCGACCCCGACACCGGCGCGCCGTGCCTGCTGGTGAACCGCACCCGCCGCGGGCTGAGCGGGCTGGCGCTGCACGGCCACGACGGCGCCCGCCTGTGCGACGTCCCCGTGCCCGGCTCCGGGTCGATCCGCCGCATGGCCGCGCCGCCCGACTCCGACCGGGCGTGGTTCGCCTACACCGACTTCGTGACCCCGCCGACCGTCTACCGGTTCGACCTGCGGGAGCGGCGGTGCGTCCCCGAGCCGGCCGAGGGCGCGCCGCCCGCGCCCGCCGCCGCGGGCGGCGCTGACCCCGCCGCTCCGCGGGTGCGCCAGGTCGACTACACCGCCGGCGACGGCACGCGGGTCGGCATGCACCTGGTCTTCGCCGGCGACCCCGCCGACGGTCCGCGGCCGACCCTGCTCACCACCTACGGCGGGTTCGGCGCCTCCAGCGTGCCGGGCTACTCCCCGACCATCCTGGCGTGGGTGCGCGCGGGCGGGGTCTACGCGGTGGCGGGGGTGCGCGGCGGCGGCGAGGGCGGCACAGCCTGGCACGCCGCCGGCAGCGGCGCCAACAAGCCCACGGCGATCGCCGACTTCTTGGCCGCCGCGGAGTGGCTGGTGGCGCAGGGCTGGACCGCGCCCGACCGCCTCGCCGTCAAGGGCGCCTCGCACAGCGGCCTCATGGCCGCCGCCGCGATCACCGCGCGCCCGGACCTGTTCGCGGCGGCCGTGGTGTCCGACGCCCTCACCGACATGGTGCGCTACCCCGGATTCGGGCTGGGCCGGATGTGGTGCGAGGAGTTCGGCACCGCCGACGACCCCGACCAGCTCGACACCCTGCTGTCGTACTCCCCCTACCACCGGGTGCGCCGGGGCGCCGGCTACCCTGCGGTGCTGCTGACCTGCCCGCGCACCGACGCCCGGGTGGACTCCATGCACACCCGCAAGCTCACCGCGGCGCTGCAGGACGCGGCGGCGGACACGCCGGGGGCGCGGCCGGTGCTGCTGCGGTGCGAGTCCGACGTGGGCCACGGCATGCGGTCGGCGTCGCGGTGGATCGGCCTGCAGGCCGACGTGCTGGCGTTCTGCGCGGCCCACACCGGGCTGGGCGCCGGGGCCGCGGGCTGA
- a CDS encoding Rv2578c family radical SAM protein, protein MRWEGLRDDSTAPALFDRAAVAPAEPARGTGRAGLSAPGPGPIQAGQGDSPVAVEIRARSIINRVPGESQVPFRWTVNPYRGCSHACVYCFARRTHTYLDLDPGHDFDTKIMVKVNAGELLRRELAHPRWSGEPIAMGTNTDPYQRAEGRYRLMPEIIAALRDFANPFSILTKGRLILRDLHLLEQAARVTDVGLAVSVGSLDESVWRSVEPGTPRPASRLDVVRRCADRGLRCSVLMAPILPGLTDSPEQIDATVAAIAAAGAASLTPITLHLRPGAREWYLAWLAREHPRLVPRYRELYRRGAYAPKPYRALVAARVHEAARRHGLARPAGSADHRPAPPATQPPPTGQLALI, encoded by the coding sequence ATGCGATGGGAAGGACTCCGCGACGACTCCACCGCCCCCGCGCTCTTCGACCGCGCGGCCGTGGCGCCCGCCGAACCCGCCCGGGGCACCGGCCGGGCCGGCCTGTCCGCGCCCGGACCCGGGCCGATCCAGGCCGGCCAGGGCGACTCCCCGGTGGCGGTCGAGATCCGCGCCCGCTCCATCATCAACCGGGTGCCGGGGGAGTCCCAGGTGCCCTTCCGCTGGACCGTCAACCCCTACCGGGGCTGCTCCCACGCGTGCGTCTACTGCTTCGCGCGGCGCACCCACACCTACCTCGACCTTGACCCCGGGCACGACTTCGACACCAAGATCATGGTCAAGGTCAACGCCGGGGAACTCCTGCGCCGCGAACTCGCCCACCCCCGCTGGAGCGGCGAACCCATCGCCATGGGCACCAACACCGACCCCTACCAGCGGGCCGAGGGCCGCTACCGCCTCATGCCCGAGATCATCGCCGCGCTGCGCGACTTCGCCAACCCGTTCTCCATCCTCACCAAGGGCCGGCTCATCCTGCGCGACCTCCACCTCCTGGAACAGGCCGCGCGGGTCACCGACGTCGGCCTGGCGGTGTCGGTCGGCTCCCTCGACGAATCCGTGTGGCGCTCGGTCGAACCCGGCACCCCCCGCCCCGCGAGCCGCCTCGACGTCGTCCGCCGCTGCGCCGACCGCGGCCTGCGCTGCTCGGTGCTGATGGCCCCGATCCTGCCCGGCCTCACCGACTCCCCCGAGCAGATCGACGCCACGGTCGCCGCGATCGCCGCCGCCGGGGCCGCGAGCCTCACCCCCATCACCCTGCACCTGCGGCCCGGCGCCCGCGAGTGGTACCTCGCCTGGCTGGCCCGCGAGCACCCCCGGCTCGTGCCGCGCTACCGCGAGCTGTACCGGCGCGGCGCCTACGCCCCCAAGCCCTACCGCGCCCTGGTCGCCGCCCGCGTGCACGAGGCCGCCCGCCGCCACGGCCTGGCGCGCCCGGCCGGATCCGCCGACCACCGCCCGGCGCCGCCCGCCACCCAGCCGCCGCCCACCGGGCAACTGGCCCTCATCTGA
- a CDS encoding endo alpha-1,4 polygalactosaminidase → MKRILALVALVPLTACSGTGAVDPVETRAPVPLPASPVFDYQIGGASTPAEDVEVVIRDREAPPAEGRYNVCYVNGFQTQPQELGWWEEERPDLLLRGADGEYVVDGEWDEVLLDISTRDRRAALAEIAAAWMAGCAADGYQAVELDNLDSWVRSDGLLTPGHAESYARLLTGAAHDAGLVAGQKNAAELIERVGGGPAAGFDFAVAEECGRYDECGVYLGAYPDRVLDVEYRARDMPAACGFVEQGVSVVLRDLGVTAPDDPAHVRGTCADFS, encoded by the coding sequence ATGAAGCGCATCCTCGCCCTGGTTGCCCTGGTGCCGTTGACCGCCTGCTCGGGCACCGGTGCGGTGGACCCGGTCGAGACGCGGGCGCCGGTGCCGCTGCCGGCGAGCCCGGTCTTCGACTACCAGATCGGCGGCGCCTCCACCCCCGCCGAGGACGTCGAGGTCGTCATCCGCGACCGCGAGGCCCCGCCCGCCGAGGGGCGCTACAACGTCTGCTACGTCAACGGCTTCCAGACCCAGCCCCAGGAGCTGGGGTGGTGGGAGGAGGAGCGCCCCGACCTGCTGCTGCGCGGCGCCGACGGCGAGTACGTCGTCGACGGGGAGTGGGACGAGGTGCTGCTGGACATCTCGACCAGGGACAGGCGCGCGGCCCTCGCGGAGATCGCGGCCGCGTGGATGGCCGGGTGCGCCGCCGACGGCTATCAGGCCGTCGAACTGGACAACCTGGACTCCTGGGTGCGCTCGGACGGCCTGCTGACCCCCGGCCACGCGGAGTCCTACGCCCGGCTGCTGACCGGTGCCGCGCACGACGCGGGCCTGGTGGCGGGCCAGAAGAACGCCGCCGAACTGATCGAGCGCGTCGGCGGCGGCCCCGCGGCCGGGTTCGACTTCGCGGTGGCCGAGGAGTGCGGCCGCTACGACGAGTGCGGGGTCTACCTGGGCGCCTACCCCGACCGGGTGCTGGATGTGGAGTACCGCGCGCGGGACATGCCCGCGGCCTGCGGGTTCGTGGAGCAGGGGGTGTCGGTGGTGCTGCGCGACCTCGGCGTGACCGCCCCGGACGACCCCGCCCACGTCCGCGGTACCTGTGCCGACTTCTCCTAG
- a CDS encoding NYN domain-containing protein gives MGDVERQVAVFIDFENLVCGAPQGAGGADPVPADALGRLCRYYGNAAIRVAYADWSRFGGHQHKLAMNGIDMIHIAPAGAAGKNGADIRMAVDAVETVFIHPALEVFVLVTGDSDYSALVGRLREHGKYVVGVGTESNASRRLVSVCSEYKYWGTLVAEVDPAVRPVRDAAFRLEAAEALLLRAFEEATTDTPTAASLKSRMRLLDPTFDERNHGFRNFRDFLAAFPQHVRPVGHSGADITLARVPVAS, from the coding sequence ATGGGCGACGTCGAACGGCAGGTGGCCGTCTTCATCGACTTCGAGAACCTGGTCTGCGGCGCGCCGCAGGGCGCCGGCGGCGCCGACCCCGTTCCCGCCGACGCGCTGGGCCGGTTGTGCCGCTACTACGGCAACGCCGCGATCCGGGTCGCCTACGCCGACTGGAGCAGGTTCGGCGGCCACCAGCACAAGCTGGCGATGAACGGGATCGACATGATCCACATCGCTCCGGCGGGCGCGGCCGGGAAGAACGGCGCCGACATCCGGATGGCGGTGGACGCGGTGGAGACGGTCTTCATCCACCCCGCGCTTGAGGTGTTCGTGCTGGTCACGGGGGACAGCGACTATTCGGCGCTGGTGGGCCGGCTGCGCGAGCACGGCAAGTACGTGGTGGGGGTGGGCACCGAGAGCAACGCGAGCCGGCGGCTGGTGTCGGTGTGCTCGGAGTACAAGTACTGGGGCACGCTGGTGGCGGAGGTCGATCCGGCGGTGCGGCCGGTGCGCGACGCGGCGTTCCGGTTGGAGGCGGCTGAGGCGCTGCTGCTGCGGGCGTTCGAGGAGGCGACCACGGACACGCCCACGGCGGCCAGTCTGAAGAGCCGGATGCGGCTGCTGGACCCCACGTTCGACGAGCGCAACCACGGCTTCCGCAACTTCCGGGACTTCCTGGCGGCGTTTCCGCAGCACGTGCGGCCGGTGGGGCACTCGGGCGCCGACATCACGCTGGCGCGGGTGCCGGTCGCGTCGTAG